One Ooceraea biroi isolate clonal line C1 chromosome 6, Obir_v5.4, whole genome shotgun sequence genomic window carries:
- the LOC113562063 gene encoding uncharacterized protein LOC113562063, with protein MQVFKSEDTDHHENASNEIRKAKDAEHRKLWVVTFTKMLQTLVDDETTIHLSTPPVKASNIIELESFERANKHKSYHALSGEVNTHSFEVIHDGFDRIMYYTLQCMRQLLPSVN; from the coding sequence ATGCAGGTATTTAAGTCCGAAGATACAGATCATCATGAAAATGCCTCGAATGAGATACGAAAAGCAAAGGACGCCGAACATAGGAAACTTTGGGTCGTTACATTTACGAAAATGTTGCAAACGTTGGTAGATGATGAAACAACCATACACCTATCCACACCGCCCGTAAAAGCATCAAATATCATCGAACTCGAATCGTTCGAAAGAGCAAACAAGCATAAATCATATCACGCTTTATCAGGCGAAGTGAACACGCACAGTTTCGAGGTGATTCACGATGGCTTTGATCGCatcatgtattatacattgcAATGCATGAGACAACTGTTACCTAGTGTTAACTAG